The Microlunatus antarcticus genome window below encodes:
- a CDS encoding excalibur calcium-binding domain-containing protein produces the protein MRSLRVAAAFALAALGLVGLAPSASAADAATIYPITEPAGFYEGFGGEITIDYACTMPTTAKDALGVRVLQDVTGATLAFTGSSGVTCDGTRRTVVVDLTSDGNDPLGPQSKGGPARAEVSLQESRLDQAISIVRTDVDPMPPVVTPSIVVDGDVVFTTATQGSVTLDVQCNSWASGVSVSVQGEDEATGDAGIACAQDRTVTVPLTAKGAGFRVGTQTVELRAQLADEVTLVTKVDLRRGTPVPPAPVKRTVSLTVDASPETVTQGKKITIKGSVRRDGEKVKLKTALEFRADGGDYAKVKTVKSSSKGVLKTTVKASRSGTFRYVYAGSSTTEAGASPGDHIVVTPKPKPLPKPKAYKNCTALVKVYPHGVGKPGAEDKGGDVTDFTRDKKTYAKNKKSDRDKDGIACER, from the coding sequence ATCACCGAGCCCGCCGGGTTCTACGAAGGGTTCGGTGGCGAGATCACGATCGACTACGCGTGCACGATGCCGACGACCGCGAAGGACGCGCTCGGCGTACGCGTCCTGCAGGACGTGACCGGCGCGACGCTCGCGTTCACGGGCAGCTCCGGCGTGACGTGCGACGGGACCCGTCGCACGGTCGTCGTCGACCTGACCAGCGACGGCAACGACCCCCTCGGGCCCCAGTCGAAGGGCGGCCCGGCCCGGGCCGAGGTCTCGCTGCAGGAGAGCCGGCTCGACCAGGCGATCTCGATCGTCCGCACGGACGTCGACCCGATGCCGCCCGTCGTGACCCCGTCCATCGTGGTCGACGGTGATGTCGTCTTCACCACGGCCACCCAGGGGAGCGTCACGCTCGACGTCCAGTGCAACAGCTGGGCCAGCGGGGTGTCCGTCAGCGTGCAGGGGGAGGACGAGGCGACGGGGGACGCGGGGATCGCCTGTGCCCAGGACCGCACCGTGACCGTGCCCCTGACCGCGAAGGGCGCAGGCTTCCGCGTCGGGACCCAGACGGTCGAGCTGCGCGCCCAGCTCGCGGACGAGGTCACGCTGGTCACCAAGGTCGACCTGCGTCGGGGAACGCCCGTGCCGCCGGCTCCGGTGAAGCGGACGGTGTCCCTCACGGTCGACGCCTCCCCCGAGACGGTCACCCAGGGCAAGAAGATCACGATCAAGGGCTCGGTCCGGCGCGACGGCGAGAAGGTCAAGCTGAAGACCGCGCTCGAGTTCCGTGCGGACGGCGGTGACTACGCGAAGGTGAAGACCGTCAAGTCGTCCAGCAAGGGTGTGCTGAAGACGACCGTCAAGGCGAGCCGTTCGGGAACGTTCCGCTACGTCTACGCCGGCAGCTCCACCACCGAGGCCGGCGCGTCTCCCGGGGACCACATCGTCGTCACGCCGAAGCCCAAGCCCCTCCCGAAGCCGAAGGCGTACAAGAACTGCACCGCGCTGGTAAAGGTCTACCCGCACGGCGTGGGCAAGCCGGGGGCCGAGGACAAGGGTGGCGACGTCACCGACTTCACGCGGGACAAGAAGACGTACGCGAAGAACAAGAAGTCCGACCGCGACAAGGACGGCATCGCCTGCGAGCGGTGA
- a CDS encoding amidase, producing the protein MSLPTPTSAAISALASELGYTAVADAPDEYTAIITGLLGVYDAVDSVPEPHVLPGRAAVAYRVPSSEEDPHHAWEVRTSIPGAASGPLAGVRLGVKDSIMVAGLPMANGTDVLADFVPSGDATVVTRALAAGAEIVGKTTNEYLCMSGGSHTAHSGPVHNPHRMGTSAGGSSSGSAVALGTGDADMTLGADQAGSIRMPASWSGVVGLKPTYGLVPYTGIAPLEGFFDHVGPMTRTVADNARFLTVLAGSDGIDPRQRDIRVGDYLSALDDGVRGLRVGVLAEGFGGPNAEAAVDQNVRTAAESLRELGAVVEDVSVPLHHLGPALWTAIAIEGMAETVLRNQGFAFGRDDYYPTDLMQHLFDRRRTVAGRPANVLLFTLVGRYVDAQHGRLNYARAVNRTRTLRAAYDEALSRFDVLLTPTTPQTARALPAPDASPGAVIQAAIEMSSNTTPFNITHHPALSVPCGTVDGLPVGLQLVGRHFDEATLYRVGNAVERSR; encoded by the coding sequence ATGTCCCTCCCCACGCCGACCAGCGCCGCGATCTCCGCCCTGGCGTCGGAGCTCGGCTACACCGCCGTCGCCGACGCGCCGGACGAGTACACCGCGATCATCACGGGACTGCTCGGGGTCTACGACGCCGTCGACAGCGTCCCGGAACCCCACGTCCTCCCTGGCCGCGCGGCGGTGGCCTACCGCGTCCCGTCGTCCGAGGAGGACCCGCACCACGCGTGGGAGGTCCGGACCTCCATCCCGGGCGCCGCGTCCGGCCCGCTCGCCGGCGTGCGGCTCGGGGTGAAGGACAGCATCATGGTCGCGGGGCTCCCGATGGCCAACGGGACCGACGTGCTGGCCGACTTCGTGCCGAGCGGAGACGCCACCGTCGTCACCCGGGCCCTCGCCGCCGGCGCCGAGATCGTGGGCAAGACGACCAACGAATACCTCTGCATGTCCGGAGGCAGCCACACCGCGCACAGCGGCCCGGTGCACAACCCGCACCGGATGGGGACCTCGGCCGGCGGTTCGTCCAGCGGGAGCGCGGTGGCCCTGGGCACCGGAGACGCGGACATGACCCTCGGCGCCGACCAGGCCGGGTCCATCCGGATGCCCGCGTCGTGGTCGGGCGTCGTCGGTCTCAAGCCGACCTACGGCCTCGTCCCGTATACGGGCATCGCCCCGCTCGAGGGGTTCTTCGACCACGTCGGACCGATGACGCGCACCGTCGCCGACAACGCCCGGTTCCTCACCGTCCTCGCCGGGTCCGACGGCATCGACCCGCGCCAGCGCGACATCCGGGTCGGCGACTACCTCAGCGCGCTCGACGACGGCGTACGGGGCCTGCGCGTCGGGGTCCTCGCCGAAGGCTTCGGCGGCCCGAACGCCGAGGCAGCGGTCGACCAGAACGTGCGCACGGCGGCGGAGTCGCTACGGGAGCTCGGAGCCGTCGTCGAGGACGTCTCGGTCCCCCTCCATCACCTCGGTCCGGCGCTGTGGACAGCGATCGCGATCGAGGGCATGGCCGAGACCGTGCTGCGCAACCAGGGCTTCGCCTTCGGTCGTGACGACTATTACCCGACCGACCTGATGCAGCACCTGTTCGACCGACGCCGAACGGTCGCGGGACGGCCGGCGAACGTGCTTCTCTTCACCCTTGTCGGCCGCTACGTCGACGCTCAGCACGGTCGGCTCAACTACGCCAGGGCCGTCAACCGGACCCGGACGCTGCGCGCCGCCTACGACGAGGCCCTGTCGCGCTTCGACGTCCTGTTGACCCCGACGACCCCGCAGACCGCACGGGCGCTACCCGCTCCCGACGCGAGCCCGGGTGCCGTGATCCAGGCCGCAATCGAGATGTCGTCCAACACCACCCCGTTCAACATCACGCACCACCCGGCGCTGAGCGTGCCGTGCGGGACGGTTGACGGACTTCCGGTCGGGCTGCAGCTCGTCGGGCGCCACTTCGACGAAGCGACGCTCTACCGGGTGGGGAACGCCGTCGAGCGGAGTCGGTGA
- a CDS encoding TetR/AcrR family transcriptional regulator, with translation MSSLSTVVEVTGGERLDYVHEDTHKCLDVYKPYAGVVKTSGAEQRPRNAEGTRNAILAVARGLFARHGYRPTTVKAVADAAGVSPNLVTRYFGGKDGLFLAASQVDINEDDVYAGELSGFGRRLARSVVGRWTSQAGEDPLLVLHRASGELPEAAEGLARFLDEHSTGPVERYLRSCGLSPLAARHRAEAVDALVLGLSTRRRVLRSDVGDGKDIEIWLAESLQRIVSG, from the coding sequence ATGTCGAGCCTTTCGACGGTGGTGGAAGTGACCGGCGGCGAGCGCCTGGACTATGTGCACGAAGATACACATAAGTGTCTGGACGTATACAAGCCTTATGCTGGCGTGGTGAAGACGTCCGGCGCGGAGCAGAGACCTCGCAACGCCGAAGGCACCCGGAACGCGATCCTGGCGGTTGCACGCGGTCTGTTCGCCCGACACGGTTACCGACCGACGACGGTCAAGGCCGTGGCCGATGCGGCCGGGGTCTCGCCCAACCTGGTCACCCGGTACTTCGGTGGCAAGGACGGGCTCTTCCTCGCCGCGTCGCAGGTCGACATCAACGAGGACGACGTCTACGCGGGCGAGCTGTCCGGGTTCGGCAGGCGACTGGCCCGTAGCGTCGTGGGGCGGTGGACGAGCCAGGCGGGGGAGGACCCGCTGCTCGTGCTGCACCGTGCGTCCGGCGAGCTCCCCGAGGCCGCCGAAGGGCTCGCCCGGTTCCTCGACGAGCACTCCACCGGTCCGGTGGAGCGCTACCTCCGGTCCTGCGGACTCTCACCCCTGGCCGCTCGGCACCGAGCCGAGGCGGTGGACGCCCTGGTGCTCGGCCTCTCCACGCGGCGGCGGGTCCTGAGGTCGGACGTCGGTGACGGGAAGGACATCGAGATCTGGCTGGCCGAGAGCCTGCAACGGATCGTGTCCGGCTGA
- a CDS encoding alpha/beta hydrolase, whose translation MSSSPHRWVFETGSDTASPPFVLLHGSYGTEADLLPMADRLAPGASRLGVRGTVALGDGYSFFRRHPDRRVDEADLRARVPVLADLVRELTDRGLLAKPPVVVGFSNGAIMAAALLAACPEVLVGAILFRPLSPFTADALYRRSTVPVLIVDGAQDRRRDPGDGRRLAERLSVAGVAVTHRVLPAGHAITAEDEEVARDWLGAIHLPHASPEPRGVPR comes from the coding sequence ATGTCGTCATCGCCGCACCGCTGGGTCTTCGAGACCGGCAGCGACACCGCCTCTCCCCCGTTCGTCCTCCTGCACGGCTCCTACGGGACCGAGGCCGACCTGCTTCCGATGGCCGACCGCTTGGCGCCCGGTGCCTCGCGACTCGGCGTACGAGGCACGGTCGCCCTGGGCGATGGGTACTCCTTCTTCCGTCGACACCCCGATCGGCGGGTGGACGAGGCGGACCTCCGAGCCCGCGTCCCGGTGCTGGCCGATCTCGTCCGAGAGCTCACGGACCGTGGGCTCCTGGCGAAGCCGCCGGTCGTGGTCGGGTTCTCCAACGGCGCCATCATGGCCGCGGCGCTCCTGGCGGCGTGTCCCGAGGTGCTGGTCGGGGCGATCCTGTTCCGTCCCCTGTCCCCGTTCACCGCCGATGCCCTGTACCGCCGCAGCACGGTCCCTGTCCTGATCGTCGACGGAGCGCAGGACCGACGTCGGGATCCGGGCGACGGCCGCCGACTCGCGGAGCGGTTGTCGGTTGCCGGAGTCGCGGTGACCCACCGGGTCCTGCCGGCCGGCCACGCGATCACCGCCGAGGACGAGGAGGTCGCACGAGACTGGCTCGGGGCGATCCACCTCCCTCACGCCTCGCCCGAGCCACGAGGTGTGCCGCGCTGA
- a CDS encoding nuclear transport factor 2 family protein has translation MLNADDRHQITQTLALVAYVTDEDQLDRLDELFVPDAVYDMSHVGMGAFEGLPAIRAAAAGLRASGHAPTAHFLTNVVIDERDERDEGTAAVRSRGLMIMHDGELRAVTYDDTFRHHEGRWLIGLRVITPLHPASEA, from the coding sequence ATGCTGAACGCCGACGACCGTCACCAGATCACGCAGACCCTCGCGCTCGTCGCGTACGTCACCGACGAGGACCAGCTGGACCGCCTCGACGAGCTGTTCGTCCCGGACGCGGTGTACGACATGAGCCACGTGGGGATGGGGGCCTTCGAGGGGCTGCCCGCCATCCGGGCCGCCGCGGCCGGGCTCCGGGCGAGCGGGCACGCCCCGACCGCCCACTTCCTGACCAACGTCGTGATCGACGAGCGCGACGAGCGCGACGAGGGCACGGCCGCCGTCCGGTCGCGAGGGCTGATGATCATGCACGACGGGGAGCTGCGTGCGGTGACGTACGACGACACCTTCCGTCACCACGAAGGACGGTGGCTCATCGGTCTGCGGGTCATCACGCCGCTCCACCCCGCGTCGGAGGCCTGA
- a CDS encoding TetR/AcrR family transcriptional regulator has product MTQQPPAPTPVPSSLVERKRLLVRQRIVEAADELFSARGFGDVSVTDIAARADVGRSTFFRYFGDKTEVVFAKEQAMLDAIAEAEGDRTAGAARTAAEAVAQLRPLVIDLCDRAAGDQEAFERHYELLEQHLELRARDALKTQQIAGRLGDVLRSRGTEETLAVFAAQIALACYQSARQRASTAGSLTRAAEDAFQEALGLGRG; this is encoded by the coding sequence GTGACGCAGCAGCCTCCAGCCCCGACCCCGGTGCCGTCCTCGCTCGTCGAGCGCAAGCGGCTGCTCGTCCGTCAGCGCATCGTCGAGGCCGCCGACGAGCTGTTCTCCGCCCGCGGGTTCGGCGACGTCTCGGTCACCGACATCGCGGCCCGGGCCGACGTGGGCCGCTCGACGTTCTTCCGCTACTTCGGGGACAAGACGGAGGTCGTGTTCGCGAAGGAGCAGGCCATGCTCGACGCGATCGCGGAGGCGGAGGGTGACCGCACCGCCGGTGCCGCACGAACCGCTGCGGAGGCCGTCGCACAGCTGCGCCCGCTCGTGATCGACCTGTGCGACCGGGCGGCCGGCGACCAGGAAGCCTTCGAGCGCCACTACGAGCTGCTCGAGCAGCATCTCGAGCTCCGCGCCCGCGACGCGCTCAAGACCCAGCAGATCGCCGGCCGGCTCGGCGACGTCCTGCGCAGCCGCGGGACCGAGGAGACCCTGGCCGTGTTCGCCGCCCAGATCGCCCTGGCCTGCTACCAGAGCGCCCGGCAACGGGCGAGCACAGCCGGGAGCCTGACCCGAGCCGCCGAGGACGCGTTCCAGGAGGCGCTCGGGCTGGGCCGCGGCTGA
- a CDS encoding LLM class flavin-dependent oxidoreductase — MHIGVDSFVSEVTDPKTDHVVGPAERMAHLLEEIALADRVGLYSFGIGEHHRSEYYDSAPPVILAAAAARTERIRLGSAVKVLSADDPVRVFQQFATLDLISNGRIDLVVGRGSFTESFPLFGLDLADYDALFEEKLDLLLQLRDNVEVTWSGRFRPPLVKQGVFPRPVQDPLPIWVGVGGTPQSFARAGLLGLPLMIAIIGGEPRQFAPLVDLYRRAGAHAGHAPDKLQVGLHVFGYVGESTQAAADTIYPGWHKMFTSVSRERGFAPPNRPQFDATAGPNGAFFMGDPQTVADKIRRVAEQLGGVDRLSLQMTNPLLAHDDLLRGIELLGTEVAPLVADV; from the coding sequence ATGCATATCGGCGTGGACAGCTTCGTCTCCGAGGTGACCGACCCGAAGACCGATCACGTCGTCGGGCCCGCCGAACGGATGGCGCACCTGCTCGAGGAGATCGCGCTGGCCGACCGCGTCGGCCTCTACTCCTTCGGCATCGGGGAGCACCACCGCTCCGAGTACTACGACTCGGCACCGCCGGTCATCCTCGCTGCCGCGGCCGCCCGTACGGAGCGCATCCGGCTCGGTAGCGCGGTCAAGGTGCTGAGCGCCGACGACCCGGTCCGCGTCTTCCAGCAGTTCGCGACGCTGGATCTGATCTCGAACGGTCGCATCGACCTCGTCGTCGGACGCGGCTCGTTCACGGAGTCGTTCCCGCTGTTCGGCCTCGACCTCGCCGACTACGACGCGCTGTTCGAGGAGAAGCTCGACCTGCTCCTCCAGCTGCGCGACAACGTGGAGGTGACGTGGTCGGGCCGGTTCCGGCCGCCGCTGGTCAAGCAGGGCGTGTTTCCGCGCCCGGTGCAGGACCCGCTGCCGATCTGGGTCGGCGTCGGCGGGACGCCGCAGTCCTTCGCCCGCGCCGGGCTGCTCGGGCTGCCGTTGATGATCGCGATCATCGGCGGGGAGCCGCGCCAGTTCGCCCCGCTGGTCGACCTCTACCGCCGGGCCGGTGCCCACGCGGGCCACGCCCCGGACAAGCTGCAGGTCGGGCTGCACGTCTTCGGCTACGTGGGAGAGAGCACCCAGGCCGCAGCCGACACGATCTACCCCGGCTGGCACAAGATGTTCACCTCCGTGTCCCGTGAGCGGGGGTTCGCCCCGCCGAACCGACCGCAGTTCGACGCGACCGCCGGCCCGAACGGCGCGTTCTTCATGGGCGACCCGCAGACCGTGGCGGACAAGATCCGGCGCGTCGCCGAGCAGCTCGGCGGGGTCGACCGCCTCTCGCTGCAGATGACGAACCCGCTCCTGGCCCACGACGACCTGCTGCGCGGCATCGAGCTGCTCGGCACCGAGGTCGCACCGCTCGTCGCCGACGTCTGA